The nucleotide window ttttaccaaaaaaaaaaaaagcaatagtGTGCGGTGTAGACAGATAGATAGAAAGactctttaattataaaagtaattatgcttatgttattaaatttaatatgtatagaagcatatatgtgtgtgtaagaatactaatatatagaaataaattatatatatatatatatattcaatgattTATGGACGAACTCTAATCGAGTGGAGCTAACAACCCAAGTCGAGTATGAACGAGCGAACTTTAGCTGAGTTGAGTCAAATTTAATCGAGTATATATCATTTACTAATTAAGCAGATTTATAATATTCATGATTCTTATCATGAGTACAGAAACACTTTTGTATTCATAATaagaatgtgtttggatgtagaaatattttcatacaaaacatttttaatctattttattttattttatctcgttattacaaattttttaaatttttatataaaatataataaataatttaaattttttaaattttaaaataataataatattaaaaaataatattttaataataatttatttaaatcatctcatttcatcatgaaaaaatcttcttcacactctattgtgtgaagaagccccagcacacTTAACGTgctgagttgaaataaaaaaaaaaaaaaactaaactatgTGAAATATGTGGAGAGTGTAATATACATTAGAGTGTGATATAATACTTTCCTTTCATCATTTAAACGAGCTTAAGTAAactaaaaagtagataaataataattttaacaaattacCGGCTAGAGCCTCTGAGGGCAGAGGGATCGCTTTTGAGAGATCGCAAAGCCACATTCGAGACAGAGAGAGACTGTTGAGAGAATGGCGTCGGGTTGGGGAATCTCAGGTCACAAAGGCCGATGCTACGATTTCTGGGTGGACTTCAGCGAATGCATGTCCCGCTGCCGTGAGCCAAAGGACTGTGCTCTCCTCCGCGAAGACTACCTCGAGTGCCTCCACCACTCCAAAGAGGTTTTCCCTTTTTCTATTTCTACCAgttaatttatcaaatattgctcatcGTAATCCCCCTTTCCATACTCGAATAAGAGTACAAAGCCCTAGATCAACTCGCTGGATATGCCCGAGTATTAATTTATTCCTGCTTGATTTGGCGTTTAAACCCCAAAATGGGTGCCTTTGATTGAAATTCTAATGATATTTTAGCTCATATGTCCGTTGAAGTGTAGACTGTTGAGTATGTTTGGCCTTATTCCCAATCTTGCCACATGTAATGTGGGTTGGGGGTT belongs to Juglans regia cultivar Chandler chromosome 8, Walnut 2.0, whole genome shotgun sequence and includes:
- the LOC108985657 gene encoding NADH dehydrogenase [ubiquinone] iron-sulfur protein 5-B-like → MASGWGISGHKGRCYDFWVDFSECMSRCREPKDCALLREDYLECLHHSKEFQRRNRIYKEEQRKLRAAARKPEEGKESVDKHHH